One genomic region from Eptesicus fuscus isolate TK198812 chromosome 4, DD_ASM_mEF_20220401, whole genome shotgun sequence encodes:
- the TNP2 gene encoding nuclear transition protein 2, protein MDTKTQNPPITHTQPYSNSRPQSHTCNQCNCSHHCQNCSHGCSRSQSCSRSRISSQSPTGHRSPPGHQIQSPSPSPPPRHHKHTTHSHHCPMRPTTHSCSYTKSRKNLEGNVRKRKVVNRRQQVYKTKRRSSGRK, encoded by the exons ATGGACACCAAGACACAGAACCCTCCCATCACCCACACCCAGCCCTATAGCAACTCTCGGCCCCAAAGCCACACCTGCAACCAGTGCAATTGCAGCCACCACTGCCAGAACTGCAGCCATGGCTGCAGCCGGAGCCAGAGTTGCAGCCGAAGCCGGATCTCCAGTCAAAGCCCGACCGGCCACCGCAGCCCACCCGGCCACCAAATCCAGAGTCCAAGCCCCAGCCCGCCACCACGGCATCACAAACACACCACgcactcccaccactgccccaTGAGGCCCACCACCCACTCCTGCAGCTACACCAAGAGCAGAAAGAACTTGGAAGGAAACGTGAGAAAGAGGAAGGTGGTCAATAGGAGACAGCAGGTGTACAAAACAAAGAGGCGAAGCTCAG GGCGGAAATAG